The DNA sequence CTTGCAAAACTTCATCATCAAGAATTACTGAACCATTTTTATCACCGGCTTGAATTGTTTTAAATCCAATTCCGTCAATTTCATCAATGCTATTTAGTAATTTATTTTTTGGATCAAGTAAAAAATCCAAAGAAAGTTTTACGGCGTTTTTTAGAGTTGGAACTTTAAATTTTTCTTGAGAAATTTTTTCATTTCCAATCCAATAATTTATGATTGCATCGTCTTCTCCGACTCTTTCAACGTATCCTTTTGCTAATTGTTGTTCGTTTTCCATTTCCAACAATTGGAATTTTAAACTTGTTGAACCGACATTGCAAACAACAATTTTCATAATTATTAGCCTAAATTTTTCTTTTATTGTAATTTCTTTAGAATTGCATCTGTTATTTCATTAACAAGTTTATTTTTTTCCGAAATAGATAATTTCTGAAAATCAAAACTGTCATTTGTTTGGTTTGTATTTATATCACAATTGCCATCTGTCTCGCAGCTAACACATCCAACATTTGTCCTTATACCATATTTCTCACGCTGGTCTGTTAATTTTTTAACTTGATCTTTATTTAAAGTATTAATTGTCCCAACTTGTTGAGCAACAAAAGCAATATGTGCAAAATGTTCCAGAGTTTCCATTTTGTGATAAGCATTTAGAACATCCTTCCCAACTGTTAATGCACCATGATTTGCCAATAAAAATGCATCATAATCTTTGAGTAAAGGAACAACAGGTTTATAAAATTCATCAGTTCCCGGAGTACCGTATTCAACAATTGGGATATTTCCCAAAGCAATTATTACTTCCGGCAACACACATTTATCCAGCGGAATTCCGGCAACTGCAAATCCTGTTGCATATGGTGGATGTGAATGGCAAACGCTTCTTACATCCGGTCTATCTTTATAAACTTGTAAATGCATAAATACTTCAGATGAAGCTTTTCTATCACCATTTAAAACTTTTCCGTTCATATCAACAACAACCATAGTATCTGGCGAAAGATAACCTTTGCTTACTCCCGTTGGAGTTATAACAACTCTTTCATCATCAACTTTTGCGCTTATGTTCCCATCATTCGATGCAACATAACCACGGTCATACATTCTTTTACCCACTTCTACAATTTGCTTTTTTAGGGTAATTAGATTATAACTCATTTTAATTCTCCTTTAGTTTTACCTTATTTACTGCTTGGTAAAATATTTTCAACATCAGCATGAGGTCTTGGGATAACATGAACGGATACTAATTCACCTACTCTTTGTGCGGCTGAAGCGCCGGCATCAGTTGCTGCTTTTACAGCGCCAACATCACCTCTAACCATAACTGTTACATAACCACCGCCAATCATTTCTTTTCCTAAAAGACTTACATTTGCAGCTTTTACCATTGCATCAGCGGCTTCAATTGCTCCGACCAATCCTTTGGTTTCTATCATTCCGAGTGCTTCTAATTTCATTTTATTTCTCCTTTATATTATTATTTGTTATACAATTTTTAATGCATTGCTTATTGCAATTCTTCTAACTCTTGTAAAATCTTTTGGTGTACAAACTCCTTCTCCGGTTGGACTTGCAATTGTATGTGAAAAATATCCCTCGCCGGCACTTCCGCCATTTCCGGCTAAAGATGGACCATTTACAATCACAATACTTGTATCCATTTCTTGCGTAAACTTTGTAATATTTATTAAGCTATTGGAATGAATAACGGTAGTATGCCCAAAACCGTGTTCGGCTTTTTTACATTTAATTAAGCCTTCTTCAAATGAGTTTACTCTTACGATTGGCATAAACGGCATCATTTGCTCTGCAACAACAAAAGGATGATTTTCGGAAACTTCACCAAATAATAATCTAACTTCATTCGATAAATTTAATCCGCAAGCTGAAGCTAAAACGTTTGCATTTTTCCCTATAAATTCTTTTGTCCCGAAATAATGACCATTTTCATTCTTTGAAATAGCCTTCTGCGTAAGTATTTCAATCTGATTGGAATTTAGATAAACAGCACCGTTGTTTTTCATAGCTTGAACAAAATCATCAAAAACTTGGTTTAAAACGAATGTTTCTTTTTCGGCAATGCAGAGAATATTATTATCAAAAGAAGCTCCGGTAATAATACTTTTCGCAGCATTATTTAAATCAGCTGTTTGATCAACTAAAACCGGAGGATTTCCCGGTCCCGCAGCAATAACTTTTTTTCCGGCTTTAAATGCTGCTTCAACCACAGCCGGACCACCGGTTGCAACAATCAAATCAATATCTGGATGATTAAATAATTTATTTACATTTTCTAATGTTGGCTCTTTAATCATTGAAATTACATTTTCCGGTCCGCCGTTTTCAACAATTACTTTATGAAAAATTTCAATAGCATATGCTGAAACATTTTTTGCAAAAGGATGCACGCTGAAAACCACACTATTTCCTCCGGTAATTGTAATAATTATACTATTTAATAAAACCGGTATTGGATGTGTTGAAGGAGTAATTCCTGCAATAACTCCGTATGGTGCACGTTCTTCAATTACAGTTCCTTTGGAGCCAGTCCATGATCTTGTTTCCAAATCTTCCATTCCCGGAGTTGCATCCGCAGCATTATGATGTTTTGCAATTTTATCTTCAACTCTGCCCATTCCGGTTTCTTCATGTGCTTTCTTAGAAAAATCTTCAGCGTAATAATGCATAGTTTTTCTAAGTTCGGAAATTATTTTTTTCTTAATATCTGTTGAAACTTTTATCCATTTTTTTTGAGCAATTTTTGATTGGTAAATTGCATCATCTACATTTTCAAATACTCCGTTTGAGGAACTTTGTGAACTAATGATGTTTTTACTTTCTAATTCTTTTATCGCATCATTAACTAATTTTTGAATATATGTTCTGTCAATATTTGACAAATAATTTCTCCAAATATCTTTTTAATTTTTATTAAAATTAACCCAACTGATAATTTTTTGCTCTAACATTTTGAATCCAATAAGACTACTATTTATAAATAAGTATTTCGATTTAACCGAACAAACTTTTGAATTATCAATTTCCCAGCAAATTTGTCCATTTAAGTTTTTTAAATTTTGTAATCTTTTACGAAGCCTAAACGCATCATTACTAATAATAATAGCTGAACCATAAAAATTGTTTTCAACTTTATCGGAAAGTTCATCAAGTGAATTCTGAAACTCATAAAAATTAATATTTGCCGGAGCTAAAGATTCGCATTCAATCCCGAGTTTTAGTAAAATTTCTTTGGTTTTATTTTTATATGATTCATCATTAAAGTTTGCAAGTATAGCTATTTTATTGGTTTTAACTTTACCAATAATTTCATTTGCTTTACTAACATTTTTTTCATCCGAGTAAACAATTTTAATATTATTTACTTTTAAAAAATCATATGCCAAAGGTGTAATTATTGTTTTTTTAGAAGCTAATACTTTCTTAAATTTATTTAATTTAGCAAACTCTGCATCTGAAAAAGTGAAAAGTTTATTTATAAAATCCCAATTCTCATTTCCGGATTCAAAAGAATTTAAATTATTTTCAATATTTCCAAATAATTTAGCTAAAACTTTTTCAACAATAACTTTTATAAATTCTTCGCGTGAATTAAACATTTAATTTTTTAAGGACCATTTAAATTTTAAGAATACTAAGAAAAATAAATATCACAAATTTATAAAGTTATTACACCTTTTTTCAGAATAATATTTGCATAGAGAGCCATTTCACTTGAAGCAATTATTGCAAATGCATTTTCTGCTCTTCTGTAGAACTCAAATTTTTCAATGTAATCGAAATCATTAAAATATTCTTTGCTTTCAATAATTATTTTCCTAAAGTCTTCCCAAATTACCGGAACATAATTATCACCTTTCATTACTTGCATTAATCCAACCGGTTTATCCACATAAATATCAAGTGGAAAAAGTTTTAAAATTGCTTCAAGAATATCGGGAGCATTGTGTCCATCCATTCTGATAAGTCTTTTTGCTTTAGAAGCAGCCGGAAAATTTCCATCGGCAATTACAATTTCATCACCGTGTCCCATTTCACTTAAAATTTTTAGAAGATCTGCTCCAATTATTGGAGGAATATTTTTTAACATTTTTATTTTCCTAAAAATATAAAATAATTCTTTACTTACTCGTGTAAGTAAGATATATTAACTTACTAATTAAATAGCTTGTAACAAAATTTTTTTTGAAGTTCAAAACAAAATTTACTTTAATTTGGGTAAATTTTAATGATTTTGTAAGAAATATTTTATTTAAAATTTGGCAAAAGTTTATATTAAATTTTTCATTAAACCAATGAAGGATAGCAAATGAAAAAAAAAAATTTTTATTTCATACAGATATTTTTTTCAATCATATTTTTAGCATCTGCCTTATTTGCTCAAATTGAAAAAAATGAATTCATACAAGGATACAATAAAGTTATTCAGCGGGGAAATTTTCCCTATCACTCACCTCACCCAGATATTACAAAAGCTCTTCTCGTTCGTGCTAGAAAAGGTGAAATGGTAATTGAATGGCAGACTGAAGTTGTTCCAAAAAATTATAAAAACGAGTTTGTTTCATTCGTTTGGTATTTTGGAATTTCTCAAAACTCTATAAACCATTTATTTGAACTTTCTGTAAATAATAAACCATATCTAAAATTTAAAAATAACCTTGGTGCTAAAATCGGAAGTTGGGATGAGAAAGGAATTAATAATTCCCTTCTAACTTTAAAGGCTACAACAACAGATAGATACAATGATATAATGGGAATTGCAATTCTGAAAATAAATATAAATGATATAAAAATTGGTGAACCGGTAAATATAAAAGTTACCGGACTTGATGCGGAAAGTTCAGATTGGTATATGACTTTTCAAGGGAAAGTAAATTCTGATATTAGTATTATTTCAACAGATCTTGTTGCAAAAGGTGAAAATGAAAATTCAATTATTTACAAATTAAATATTGTTCATTTGGATAATCCAAAAAATATTAATATTAAAACAAACACCGGTTTTAATTTAAATTCAACAGTTAACACGGGATTTAATACTTACACAATTAGTGTTCCTTCAAGTTTTGTAAATAAAAATGTTGATGCTGAAATAAAAATTGGTGATAAAACAATTACAAAAACTTTTGAAGTAAATCCGGTAAAAGAATGGGTTGTAAATTTAGTTATGCACAGCCATACGGATATTGGTTATACACGATCTCAAACAGAAATTCTTCCGGAACATTTAAGATTTATTGATTATGCTTTAGACTTTTGCGATTTGACAGATAATTATCCGGAATATTCTAAATTTAGATGGACATGTGAAAGTGCTTGGCCGGTTTTAAAATATTTAAACAGCCGACCAAAATCTCAAATTGATAGATTTAGGAAACGTGTAAAAGAAGGAAGAATTGAACTCACAAGTATGTTATTTAATATTTCGGAAATACCGGATGAATCTTTATTAGCATCAATGTTAAAACCAGTTAAGACAATTACAGATTCTGGATTTACTATTTCCACAGCAATGCAAAATGATATTAACGGTATTGGATGGTGTTATGCAGATTATCTCAATAACGCCGGAATTAAATATTTAGTTATGGGCGAACACGGACATCGAGCAAAAATTCCGTTCAATTATCCAACAGTTTTTTGGTGGGAATCTCCAGCTGGAAATAAAATTCTTGCGTACCGTGCTGATCATTATATGACCGGAAACGTAATTGGTGCACATACCGGAAATATTGATTTTGTTCAATCACATCTAATGCAATATTTATCTAATTTAAATAAAGCTGGATATCCTTATAAAGAAGCACATTTACAAATGTCGGGATATGTTACTGATAATTCCCCGCCTTCTTTAATGGCTTGCAATTTAGCAAAAGAATGGAATGAAAAATTTGAATGGCCAAAATTAAAAATATCAACTGCTTCTAATTTTATTAAAAGTATTGAAAATCAATATGGAAATTCATTGCCGGTTCAAAAAGCAGCATGGCCTGATTGGTGGGCAGATGGTTTTGGTTCTGCGGCAAGAGAAACAATAGAATCAAGAAGAGCTCAAGCTGATTTAATTACGAATAAAGGTTTGTTAAGCATTGCTTCATTAATTGGCGCTGAAGTACCAAACAATGTAATAAAAGAATTAAATGAGATTGAAGAAAATTTATTCTTTTATGCAGAACATACGTTTGGAGCCGATGAAAGCGTAAGTAATCCAACCTCGGAAAATACAATTGTGCAATGGCTGCAAAAATCATCGTATGTTTGGGATGCAGTTAAACGCTCTAAAATTCTTAAAGAAAAAGCTATGGGTTATATTCAGCAATTTCTTCCAAAAGCTGAAACATCTACAATTGCAGTTTTTAACACATTGAATTGGAGCAGATCCGGTTTAACAAACATTTATATTGATCATCAAATTATTCCAAGAAATAAAAAATTTAAAATTGTTGATTTTGATGGAAATGAAGTTTTTGCTCAGCAGCAATCAAGTAGAGAAGATGGAACTTATTGGAGTATTTGGGCAGAAAATATTCCTCCACTTGGATATAAAATTTATAAAATTGTTATTGAGAATGAACTTGCTTCAATTCCAAATATTGAAAAAAATATTGAGGTTTTTGAAAATCAATTTTACAAAATAGAATTGGATAAAAAAGTTGGTGCAGTAAAATCAATTTTTGATAAAGAACTTAAAAATGAATTAGTTGATCAAAAAGCCGATTGGAAACTTGGTCAATTTATTTATGAGGAATTATCAAACAGAAATCAGTTGGAAAGATATACGCTTGATGATCAGCCGGTAAGAACAACTTTGGAAAATGTTGAATTTAAGGG is a window from the Ignavibacteriota bacterium genome containing:
- a CDS encoding class II aldolase/adducin family protein, whose amino-acid sequence is MSYNLITLKKQIVEVGKRMYDRGYVASNDGNISAKVDDERVVITPTGVSKGYLSPDTMVVVDMNGKVLNGDRKASSEVFMHLQVYKDRPDVRSVCHSHPPYATGFAVAGIPLDKCVLPEVIIALGNIPIVEYGTPGTDEFYKPVVPLLKDYDAFLLANHGALTVGKDVLNAYHKMETLEHFAHIAFVAQQVGTINTLNKDQVKKLTDQREKYGIRTNVGCVSCETDGNCDINTNQTNDSFDFQKLSISEKNKLVNEITDAILKKLQ
- the eutM gene encoding ethanolamine utilization microcompartment protein EutM, translating into MKLEALGMIETKGLVGAIEAADAMVKAANVSLLGKEMIGGGYVTVMVRGDVGAVKAATDAGASAAQRVGELVSVHVIPRPHADVENILPSSK
- a CDS encoding aldehyde dehydrogenase — protein: MSNIDRTYIQKLVNDAIKELESKNIISSQSSSNGVFENVDDAIYQSKIAQKKWIKVSTDIKKKIISELRKTMHYYAEDFSKKAHEETGMGRVEDKIAKHHNAADATPGMEDLETRSWTGSKGTVIEERAPYGVIAGITPSTHPIPVLLNSIIITITGGNSVVFSVHPFAKNVSAYAIEIFHKVIVENGGPENVISMIKEPTLENVNKLFNHPDIDLIVATGGPAVVEAAFKAGKKVIAAGPGNPPVLVDQTADLNNAAKSIITGASFDNNILCIAEKETFVLNQVFDDFVQAMKNNGAVYLNSNQIEILTQKAISKNENGHYFGTKEFIGKNANVLASACGLNLSNEVRLLFGEVSENHPFVVAEQMMPFMPIVRVNSFEEGLIKCKKAEHGFGHTTVIHSNSLINITKFTQEMDTSIVIVNGPSLAGNGGSAGEGYFSHTIASPTGEGVCTPKDFTRVRRIAISNALKIV
- a CDS encoding fucose isomerase — protein: MLKNIPPIIGADLLKILSEMGHGDEIVIADGNFPAASKAKRLIRMDGHNAPDILEAILKLFPLDIYVDKPVGLMQVMKGDNYVPVIWEDFRKIIIESKEYFNDFDYIEKFEFYRRAENAFAIIASSEMALYANIILKKGVITL
- a CDS encoding glycosyl hydrolase family 38, which gives rise to MKKKNFYFIQIFFSIIFLASALFAQIEKNEFIQGYNKVIQRGNFPYHSPHPDITKALLVRARKGEMVIEWQTEVVPKNYKNEFVSFVWYFGISQNSINHLFELSVNNKPYLKFKNNLGAKIGSWDEKGINNSLLTLKATTTDRYNDIMGIAILKININDIKIGEPVNIKVTGLDAESSDWYMTFQGKVNSDISIISTDLVAKGENENSIIYKLNIVHLDNPKNINIKTNTGFNLNSTVNTGFNTYTISVPSSFVNKNVDAEIKIGDKTITKTFEVNPVKEWVVNLVMHSHTDIGYTRSQTEILPEHLRFIDYALDFCDLTDNYPEYSKFRWTCESAWPVLKYLNSRPKSQIDRFRKRVKEGRIELTSMLFNISEIPDESLLASMLKPVKTITDSGFTISTAMQNDINGIGWCYADYLNNAGIKYLVMGEHGHRAKIPFNYPTVFWWESPAGNKILAYRADHYMTGNVIGAHTGNIDFVQSHLMQYLSNLNKAGYPYKEAHLQMSGYVTDNSPPSLMACNLAKEWNEKFEWPKLKISTASNFIKSIENQYGNSLPVQKAAWPDWWADGFGSAARETIESRRAQADLITNKGLLSIASLIGAEVPNNVIKELNEIEENLFFYAEHTFGADESVSNPTSENTIVQWLQKSSYVWDAVKRSKILKEKAMGYIQQFLPKAETSTIAVFNTLNWSRSGLTNIYIDHQIIPRNKKFKIVDFDGNEVFAQQQSSREDGTYWSIWAENIPPLGYKIYKIVIENELASIPNIEKNIEVFENQFYKIELDKKVGAVKSIFDKELKNELVDQKADWKLGQFIYEELSNRNQLERYTLDDQPVRTTLENVEFKGIKKGNIWNSIYLSGKNEKCSGDKEINLEIRLYNFEKKIDFYFSINKLAITNPEAVYIAFPFTLQNSKINFEAQGGIVEPGKDQIPGTSTDWNIIQNFASIKNDETQIIFSSNDIPLVHLGGLNIGEFNYVAKLENSHIYSWVLNNYWVTNFRASQDGELKWSYSLTSVNTKTNEKSYKFGYENKIPFASRVFPEGKTVNQNYSKSFLSLNDQNIILVSAMPFENTKKIILHLKEINGTTRNISLNNLVNKSAKSIYEVNVLGNKLSDNKDLQIKPFETKFVMVDL